Proteins encoded by one window of Rickettsiales bacterium:
- a CDS encoding HAD-IC family P-type ATPase, producing DKIIFDKTGTLTEGNFKISNLSDFTEEELKIATSLAIKSSHMLSKAIAESYSGQIYNLEVKEYQGQGLEAYFNNTQIRLGKPSWCSVENNSSENFANLIALKISDNIKIFKLEDRLRVDAKQTIDSIKRLGLEPIILSGDIKQNVENIANQLGVTEYFYEKLPEEKYSFVKSLKEKNHKIIMVGDGLNDAPSIAFADVSISPGNAVDITQNYADIIFKGAKLKPVLDVILISKRARNLIKQNIYLSFFYNILAIPYAISGFMTPLWAAIAMSLSSLVVILNSLRLSSKKI from the coding sequence GATAAAATAATTTTTGATAAAACCGGAACGCTTACCGAAGGGAATTTCAAGATTTCTAATCTTTCAGATTTCACTGAGGAGGAGCTGAAAATTGCAACTTCCCTAGCGATAAAAAGCTCGCATATGCTTTCAAAAGCTATCGCTGAAAGCTATAGTGGGCAGATTTACAATCTTGAAGTTAAGGAATATCAAGGGCAAGGCTTAGAGGCTTATTTTAATAATACTCAAATTCGACTTGGTAAGCCAAGTTGGTGCAGTGTTGAAAATAATTCATCAGAAAATTTTGCCAATTTAATTGCGTTAAAAATATCTGATAATATTAAAATTTTTAAGTTGGAAGATAGGCTTCGAGTTGATGCAAAACAAACGATTGATAGTATAAAAAGGCTTGGCCTAGAGCCGATTATACTCTCAGGTGATATAAAACAAAATGTTGAAAATATTGCAAATCAGCTTGGTGTTACTGAATATTTTTATGAAAAATTGCCAGAAGAAAAATATAGTTTTGTAAAATCTCTGAAAGAAAAAAATCACAAAATAATTATGGTAGGTGATGGCTTGAATGACGCACCTTCCATAGCTTTCGCCGATGTTTCAATCTCGCCTGGTAATGCGGTTGATATAACTCAAAATTATGCTGATATAATTTTCAAAGGTGCAAAATTAAAGCCAGTTTTAGATGTAATTTTAATTTCAAAAAGGGCTAGAAATTTAATTAAGCAGAATATTTATCTCTCATTTTTTTATAATATTTTGGCAATCCCTTATGCAATTTCTGGCTTTATGACGCCACTTTGGGCAGCAATCGCAATGAGTTTATCTTCCTTAGTTGTAATTCTAAATTCTTTAAGATTGTCTAGCAAAAAAATTTGA